A single genomic interval of Cupriavidus sp. MP-37 harbors:
- a CDS encoding glycoside hydrolase family 15 protein translates to MTNPSSPGELGKPPAEGVNRTVDGGTRFANPSLSLGMIGNCAISALVDCRGRIVWSCLPRFDGDPVFNALLDPSENAGHFSIEIEDFHSSRQWYEPNTAVLRTRLTDIHGNCLEITDFAPRFFRLGRYFRPTTLIRRIRPVRGAPRVRVVVAPRFEWGRKAPQMTRGSSHVRYIGDDMTLRMTTDAPLAYVLSHTPFLVTRGHNFILGPDETLAHGVEETARDFEQETTAYWRLWSRRLAVPREWQDAVIRAAITLKMSLYEETGAIVAAMTTSIPEAPGSGRNWDYRFCWLRDAFFVVRALNSLSEVGTMEDYLRWLSNVVMQSQDGHIQPLYGIGLERELPESMLDHLPGYRGMGPVRVGNQAQEHFQHDVYGNVVLGAAQAFHDHRLLHRGGPAEFGRLEAVGEQAVRVFGTPDAGMWELRTRARVHTSSALMSWAACDRLAKVAEKLVLPERAAYWHGHAHRMKERILAESWSESRQAFAESFGGRELDASVLLMAEVNFIDPRDPRFIATVKALETTLCDGPYMRRYEAPDDFGKPETAFNICTFWRIDALARIGRRDEAREIFEAMLAARNPLGLLSEDTHPVTGEMWGNFPQTYSMVGLINGAMRLSAPWDTVI, encoded by the coding sequence GTGACCAACCCGAGCAGCCCCGGAGAACTGGGCAAGCCGCCCGCCGAAGGCGTCAACCGCACCGTGGACGGCGGCACGCGCTTCGCCAACCCATCGCTGTCGCTTGGCATGATCGGCAATTGCGCCATTTCGGCGCTGGTCGACTGCCGCGGACGCATCGTCTGGTCCTGCCTGCCGCGCTTCGACGGCGATCCGGTATTCAATGCCTTGCTCGATCCGAGCGAGAACGCCGGCCATTTCTCGATCGAGATCGAGGACTTCCATTCGTCGCGGCAATGGTATGAGCCCAATACCGCGGTGCTGCGCACGCGGCTGACGGACATCCACGGCAACTGCCTCGAGATCACCGATTTCGCCCCGCGCTTTTTTCGGCTGGGGCGCTACTTCCGCCCGACCACGCTGATCCGCCGCATCCGCCCGGTGCGCGGCGCGCCGCGCGTGCGCGTGGTGGTGGCGCCGCGCTTCGAATGGGGCCGCAAGGCGCCGCAGATGACGCGCGGCAGCAGCCACGTGCGCTACATCGGCGACGACATGACCCTGCGCATGACCACCGACGCGCCGCTGGCCTATGTGCTGTCGCACACGCCGTTCCTGGTCACGCGCGGCCATAACTTCATCCTCGGCCCGGACGAGACGCTGGCGCACGGCGTCGAGGAAACCGCGCGCGACTTCGAACAGGAAACCACGGCCTACTGGCGCCTGTGGAGCCGCCGCCTGGCGGTGCCGCGCGAATGGCAGGACGCGGTGATCCGCGCCGCGATCACGCTGAAGATGTCGCTGTACGAAGAGACCGGCGCCATCGTCGCGGCCATGACCACCAGCATTCCGGAAGCGCCGGGCAGCGGCCGCAACTGGGACTACCGCTTCTGCTGGCTGCGCGACGCGTTTTTCGTGGTGCGCGCGCTCAACAGCCTGTCCGAGGTCGGCACCATGGAGGACTACCTGCGCTGGCTCTCCAACGTGGTGATGCAGTCGCAGGACGGCCATATCCAGCCGCTGTACGGCATCGGCCTGGAGCGCGAGCTGCCCGAAAGCATGCTCGACCACCTGCCTGGCTATCGCGGCATGGGGCCGGTGCGGGTCGGCAACCAGGCGCAGGAGCACTTCCAGCATGATGTCTATGGCAACGTGGTGCTGGGCGCGGCGCAGGCCTTCCATGACCACCGGCTGCTGCATCGCGGCGGCCCGGCCGAATTCGGCCGCCTGGAAGCGGTGGGCGAGCAGGCGGTGCGGGTGTTCGGCACACCCGACGCCGGCATGTGGGAGCTGCGCACGCGCGCGCGCGTGCACACCTCGTCGGCGCTGATGAGCTGGGCCGCCTGCGACCGGCTCGCCAAGGTGGCCGAAAAGCTGGTGCTGCCCGAACGTGCCGCGTACTGGCACGGCCACGCCCACCGCATGAAGGAACGCATCCTGGCCGAGTCCTGGAGCGAATCGCGCCAGGCCTTCGCCGAAAGCTTCGGCGGGCGCGAACTGGATGCCAGCGTGCTGCTGATGGCCGAGGTCAACTTCATCGACCCGCGCGACCCGCGCTTCATCGCCACCGTCAAGGCGCTGGAGACCACGCTGTGCGATGGCCCCTACATGCGCCGCTACGAGGCGCCGGACGATTTCGGCAAGCCCGAGACCGCCTTCAACATCTGCACCTTCTGGCGCATCGACGCGCTCGCGCGCATCGGCCGCCGCGACGAAGCGCGCGAAATCTTCGAGGCCATGCTGGCCGCGCGCAATCCGCTCGGGCTGCTGTCCGAGGATACCCATCCGGTGACCGGCGAGATGTGGGGCAATTTCCCGCAGACCTATTCGATGGTGGGCCTGATCAATGGCGCCATGCGGCTGTCGGCGCCGTGGGACACGGTGATCTGA
- the otsB gene encoding trehalose-phosphatase, whose product MPQLPLIEPNTALFLDFDGTLADLAPRPELVQVEPELVGTLRTLYQRLDGALAVISGRPIVELDHFLQPLQLPAAGIHGAEFRTDGGMVSKTHAPGLEPLIPHLEALVRAYPALRLERKSVAVAIHYRQAPELAGIVDAAVTDVLRHAVGLEALPGKMVVEIKPAGVDKGDAIAAFMKAAPFAERVPLFAGDDMTDEPGFAAVRKLGGLGVLVGQRETVAAVSVPGPAALRSWLHRSAHALSSAAGASAPRAVPHEAGPGPGRRPTTS is encoded by the coding sequence ATGCCACAGCTACCGCTAATCGAACCCAATACCGCCCTGTTTCTCGACTTCGACGGCACGCTGGCCGACCTGGCCCCGCGGCCCGAACTGGTGCAGGTCGAACCAGAACTGGTCGGCACGCTGCGCACGCTGTACCAGCGGCTGGACGGCGCGCTGGCCGTCATCTCGGGACGGCCGATCGTCGAACTCGACCACTTCCTGCAGCCGCTGCAATTGCCCGCGGCCGGCATCCACGGCGCCGAATTCCGCACCGACGGCGGCATGGTGTCCAAGACTCATGCCCCCGGACTCGAACCGCTGATTCCCCACCTGGAAGCGCTGGTGCGCGCCTACCCGGCGCTGCGGCTGGAGCGCAAGTCGGTCGCGGTCGCGATCCACTACCGGCAGGCGCCCGAGCTGGCCGGCATTGTCGATGCCGCGGTCACTGACGTATTGCGCCATGCCGTCGGCCTGGAAGCGCTGCCCGGCAAGATGGTGGTCGAGATCAAGCCGGCCGGCGTCGACAAGGGCGATGCCATCGCGGCCTTCATGAAGGCCGCGCCCTTTGCCGAGCGCGTGCCGCTCTTTGCCGGCGACGACATGACCGACGAACCCGGCTTCGCCGCGGTGCGCAAGCTCGGCGGGCTGGGCGTGCTGGTGGGCCAGCGCGAGACCGTCGCCGCCGTGAGCGTGCCCGGTCCGGCGGCGCTGCGCAGCTGGCTGCACCGCTCGGCGCATGCGCTGTCGTCAGCCGCAGGCGCCAGCGCACCGCGCGCCGTGCCCCACGAGGCCGGGCCAGGCCCGGGCCGGCGCCCAACCACATCGTGA
- the ilvA gene encoding threonine ammonia-lyase, biosynthetic, which yields MTRQSAARPDYLKKILTAKVYDVAQETELTYAHQLSARTGNSVWFKREDTQPVFSFKLRGAYNKMASLTPEELKRGVIAASAGNHAQGVALAAARLQCKAIIAMPVTTPQVKIDAVRERGGQWVEIMLHGESYSDAYNHAAVLEKKHKLTFIHPFDDPEVIAGQGTIAMEILRQHPGPIHAVFVAIGGGGLISGIAAYIKAVRPEIKVIGVQTVDSDAMKRSVDAGKRIELKEVGLFSDGTAVRLVGKETFRITRELVDDIILCDTDAICAGVKDVFQDTRSILEPAGALAVAGLKAYAEREKLKGQHLVAIACGANMNFDRLRFVAERAEVGEAREGVFAVTIPEERGSFKRFCELVGTRNVTEFNYRIADTSMAHIFVGVQIASRAENDKIAASFRKHGFDTLDLSNDELAKQHIRYMVGGRSALAHDELLYRFEFPERPGALMKFLSSMSPNWNISLFHYRNQGADTSNILVGIQVPKNEKRAFRAFLSTLGYVHWDETDNPVYKLFLS from the coding sequence ATGACCCGCCAGTCCGCCGCCCGACCCGATTATTTGAAGAAGATCCTGACCGCCAAGGTCTATGACGTGGCGCAGGAGACCGAACTGACTTATGCGCACCAGCTGTCGGCGCGCACCGGCAACTCGGTCTGGTTCAAGCGCGAGGACACCCAGCCGGTCTTTTCCTTCAAGCTGCGCGGCGCGTACAACAAGATGGCCTCGCTCACGCCGGAAGAACTGAAGCGCGGCGTGATCGCCGCGTCGGCCGGCAACCACGCGCAAGGCGTGGCGCTGGCGGCGGCCCGGCTGCAATGCAAGGCCATCATCGCCATGCCGGTGACCACGCCGCAGGTGAAGATCGACGCCGTGCGCGAGCGCGGCGGCCAGTGGGTCGAGATCATGCTGCACGGCGAGTCCTACAGCGACGCGTACAACCACGCCGCGGTGCTGGAGAAAAAGCACAAGCTGACCTTCATCCACCCGTTCGACGACCCCGAGGTGATCGCCGGCCAGGGCACCATCGCCATGGAGATCCTGCGCCAGCACCCGGGCCCGATCCACGCCGTGTTCGTCGCCATCGGCGGCGGCGGGCTGATCTCCGGCATCGCGGCGTACATCAAGGCGGTGCGTCCCGAGATCAAGGTCATCGGCGTGCAGACGGTGGACTCGGACGCGATGAAGCGCTCGGTCGATGCCGGCAAGCGCATCGAACTGAAGGAAGTGGGCCTGTTCTCGGACGGCACCGCGGTCAGGCTGGTCGGCAAGGAGACCTTCCGCATCACGCGCGAACTGGTCGACGACATCATCCTGTGCGATACCGACGCGATCTGCGCGGGCGTGAAGGACGTGTTCCAGGACACCCGCAGCATCCTCGAGCCGGCCGGCGCGCTGGCGGTGGCGGGCCTGAAGGCGTACGCCGAGCGCGAGAAGCTCAAGGGCCAGCACCTGGTGGCGATCGCCTGCGGCGCCAACATGAATTTCGACCGCCTGCGCTTTGTCGCCGAGCGCGCCGAAGTGGGCGAGGCCCGCGAGGGCGTGTTCGCCGTGACCATCCCGGAAGAGCGCGGCAGCTTCAAGCGCTTCTGCGAGCTGGTGGGCACGCGCAACGTGACCGAGTTCAATTACCGCATCGCCGACACCAGCATGGCGCATATCTTCGTGGGCGTGCAGATCGCCAGCCGCGCCGAGAACGACAAGATCGCCGCCAGCTTCCGCAAGCATGGCTTCGACACGCTCGACCTGTCCAACGACGAACTCGCCAAGCAGCATATCCGCTACATGGTGGGCGGGCGCTCGGCGCTGGCGCATGACGAACTGCTGTACCGCTTCGAGTTCCCGGAGCGGCCGGGCGCGCTGATGAAGTTCCTGTCGAGCATGAGCCCGAACTGGAACATCAGCCTGTTCCACTACCGCAACCAGGGCGCCGACACCTCCAACATCCTGGTCGGCATCCAGGTGCCGAAGAACGAGAAGCGCGCCTTCCGCGCCTTCCTTTCGACGCTGGGTTACGTACACTGGGACGAGACCGACAACCCGGTGTACAAGCTGTTCCTGTCCTGA
- the queF gene encoding NADPH-dependent 7-cyano-7-deazaguanine reductase QueF (Catalyzes the NADPH-dependent reduction of 7-cyano-7-deazaguanine (preQ0) to 7-aminomethyl-7-deazaguanine (preQ1) in queuosine biosynthesis), with protein sequence MSLPEHSPLGKPSAYKTEYDATLLFPIPRQPKRTEIGLPEGKPVPFFGVDIWNAYELSWLNLKGKPQVALATFIIPSDTPNIVESKSFKLYLNSFNQTRIASPEALQQLLHHDLSEATGGTVQVRLVTEAELGTQKMGELDGLLLDRLDIEVDRYEPAPELLSADQEETPVEETLVSHLLKSNCLVTGQPDWGSVQIRYVGAPINQEGLLKYLISFRNHNEFHEQCVERIFMDVMRQCKPVKLAVYARYTRRGGLDINPFRTNFNTAWPDNKRNARQ encoded by the coding sequence ATGAGCCTTCCCGAACACTCGCCGCTGGGCAAGCCCTCGGCCTACAAGACCGAGTACGACGCCACCCTGCTGTTCCCGATCCCGCGCCAGCCAAAGCGCACCGAGATCGGCCTGCCCGAGGGCAAGCCGGTGCCGTTCTTCGGCGTCGATATCTGGAACGCGTACGAGCTGTCGTGGCTGAACCTGAAGGGCAAGCCGCAGGTGGCGCTGGCCACCTTCATCATCCCGTCGGACACGCCCAATATCGTCGAGTCCAAGTCGTTCAAGCTCTACCTGAACTCGTTCAACCAGACCCGGATCGCTTCGCCCGAAGCGCTGCAGCAGCTGCTGCACCACGACCTGTCCGAAGCCACCGGCGGCACCGTGCAGGTGCGGCTGGTGACCGAAGCCGAGCTTGGCACGCAGAAGATGGGCGAGCTCGACGGCCTGCTGCTCGACCGCCTCGACATCGAAGTGGACCGCTACGAGCCCGCGCCGGAACTGCTCAGCGCCGACCAGGAAGAAACCCCGGTGGAAGAAACGCTGGTATCGCACCTGCTCAAGTCGAACTGCCTGGTCACCGGCCAGCCCGACTGGGGCAGCGTGCAGATCCGCTACGTCGGCGCGCCGATCAACCAGGAAGGCCTGCTCAAGTACCTGATCTCGTTCCGCAACCACAACGAGTTCCACGAACAATGCGTCGAGCGCATCTTCATGGACGTGATGCGCCAGTGCAAGCCGGTCAAGCTGGCGGTGTATGCGCGCTATACGCGGCGTGGCGGGCTGGATATCAATCCGTTCCGCACCAACTTCAATACGGCGTGGCCGGATAACAAGAGGAATGCGCGGCAGTAG
- a CDS encoding TetR/AcrR family transcriptional regulator gives MPRKPASKPPRRSPGRPAAGQPGQRERILDAATDLFSRQGVAGTPVKAIATLAGVTPALVHYYFGDRDLLLDAVIEEKVQPLVARFFAGTPSDHEPLAMLVGIATRLIRAVAEAPWFPGLWIREVASDDGALRERVLKRFALERAGALMAPLAAAITGGQLNPGLEPALVVPSLIGLTLLPLATTHIWRRLPGAEAVDTDALVRHVTALLTHGLSPAAATASPKTPAAAARRQGRTARHSPESA, from the coding sequence ATGCCCCGCAAACCCGCTTCCAAGCCACCCCGCCGCAGCCCCGGCCGCCCGGCGGCGGGCCAGCCGGGCCAACGCGAGCGCATCCTCGACGCGGCCACCGATCTGTTTTCGCGGCAAGGCGTGGCAGGCACGCCGGTCAAGGCCATCGCGACGCTGGCGGGCGTCACCCCGGCGCTGGTGCACTACTACTTCGGCGACCGCGACCTGCTGCTCGATGCCGTGATCGAGGAGAAGGTGCAGCCGCTGGTGGCCCGCTTCTTTGCCGGCACCCCATCGGACCATGAGCCGCTGGCGATGCTGGTCGGCATCGCCACCCGGCTGATCCGCGCGGTCGCGGAGGCGCCGTGGTTCCCGGGCCTGTGGATCCGCGAAGTGGCCAGCGATGACGGCGCGTTGCGCGAGCGCGTGCTCAAGCGCTTTGCGCTGGAACGCGCCGGCGCGCTGATGGCGCCACTGGCGGCGGCCATCACGGGCGGGCAACTCAACCCCGGCCTCGAGCCGGCGCTGGTGGTGCCGTCGCTGATCGGGCTGACGCTGTTGCCGCTGGCCACCACGCATATCTGGCGCCGGCTGCCCGGCGCCGAGGCGGTCGATACGGACGCGCTGGTGCGCCATGTCACGGCGCTGCTGACCCATGGGCTCTCGCCCGCGGCGGCAACGGCAAGTCCGAAGACACCCGCAGCCGCCGCCAGACGGCAGGGCCGCACAGCCAGGCATTCCCCGGAGTCCGCATGA
- a CDS encoding HlyD family secretion protein — MNHAASTPCARPRTALRGTALLGAALLGATLLAACGNARTDTWQGYVEGEFVSVASPFAGRLDTLSVQRGQQVAQGAALFALEADDERAARQQAADQLRAAEATLQDLKTGKRPLEVAVSRAQLAQAQAQAQRSAAALRRDQRQFEIGGIAQAQLDESRAQASSDAARVRELQRDIDVARLPGREAQQAAQAAQVAAARAALAQAQWKLSRKTVAATQAGLVYDVPYRLGEWVPAGSPVVRMLPPGNVKVRFYVPETVVGALRNGQAVQVRCDGCAAPVAATISYVANEAEYTPPVIYSNETRRKLVFLVEARPSAADAPKLRPGQPVEVVRQ, encoded by the coding sequence ATGAACCACGCTGCTTCCACCCCTTGTGCGCGGCCGCGCACGGCGCTGCGCGGCACTGCCCTGCTCGGTGCCGCGCTGCTCGGTGCCACGCTGCTTGCCGCTTGCGGCAACGCGCGCACCGATACCTGGCAAGGTTATGTCGAAGGCGAATTCGTCAGCGTGGCCTCGCCTTTCGCCGGGCGCCTCGACACGCTCTCGGTGCAACGCGGCCAGCAGGTCGCGCAGGGCGCGGCGCTGTTCGCGCTCGAAGCCGACGACGAGCGCGCCGCGCGCCAGCAGGCCGCAGACCAGCTGCGCGCCGCCGAAGCCACGCTGCAGGACCTGAAGACCGGCAAGCGCCCGCTCGAAGTCGCGGTCAGCCGGGCCCAGCTGGCGCAGGCGCAGGCCCAGGCGCAACGCAGCGCCGCCGCGCTGCGGCGCGACCAGCGCCAGTTCGAGATCGGCGGCATCGCCCAGGCGCAGCTCGACGAATCGCGCGCCCAGGCCAGCAGCGACGCCGCGCGCGTGCGCGAGCTGCAGCGCGATATCGACGTGGCGCGCCTGCCGGGCCGCGAGGCGCAGCAGGCGGCCCAGGCCGCGCAGGTCGCCGCCGCGCGCGCCGCGCTGGCGCAGGCGCAGTGGAAGCTGTCGCGCAAGACCGTGGCCGCCACGCAGGCCGGACTGGTCTACGACGTGCCCTACCGCCTGGGCGAATGGGTGCCGGCCGGCAGCCCGGTGGTGCGCATGCTGCCGCCGGGCAATGTCAAGGTGCGCTTCTATGTGCCGGAAACCGTGGTGGGCGCACTGCGCAACGGCCAGGCGGTACAGGTGCGCTGCGACGGCTGCGCCGCGCCGGTGGCCGCCACCATCAGCTACGTCGCCAACGAGGCCGAGTACACGCCGCCGGTGATCTACAGCAACGAGACCCGGCGCAAGCTGGTGTTCCTGGTCGAGGCGCGCCCGTCGGCCGCCGATGCGCCCAAGCTGCGGCCCGGCCAGCCGGTGGAAGTGGTGCGGCAATGA